A genomic segment from Meiothermus sp. CFH 77666 encodes:
- a CDS encoding 3-hydroxyacyl-CoA dehydrogenase NAD-binding domain-containing protein: MKETVAIVGAGTMGRGIAQVAAIAQHPVWLYDPYPAALEKSLAEIRADLQKTAEKGRLQGSVEEILARITPTQTLEDCARADLVIEAVPEKLELKQELLGKLGELNPDNLLATNTSTFSVSAIAAKVKHPERVLGLHFFNPAQRMKLVEVVGGLETAPAHLERMHTLMRAWGKEPVQVVDAPGFLVNRVARPFYGEALRLHGEGIPKEHIDWILRGLGFPMGPFELMDLIGLDVNYAASTSVYQSFYGEPRYRPHPLQFQRVAAGMLGRKTGQGWYRYPPGPPPLPSPPAAQSKAIPLPIIIGPNPLAKELRARFQHTENVAEARFVLDCRVLLERKHEFFENLPVVSLVWGHSASSIQAEFRGRAVAGFSLVPPIGEKAIVELYAPLSGGNEALELAQTYFSAHGYNTLRLPDQPGGVGFRILALLINEAVSALAEGVANPDDLNRAMRLGTGYPLGPLEWAERIWLKPILRALDGLHAELGEDRYRPHPLLRRMVAAGLETFGDLSGASTPGDLQTSTIKEAK, encoded by the coding sequence GTGAAGGAGACTGTAGCAATTGTGGGTGCGGGCACTATGGGGCGCGGCATCGCGCAGGTAGCAGCAATTGCCCAGCATCCGGTCTGGCTTTACGACCCCTATCCGGCTGCGCTCGAGAAATCCCTTGCCGAGATCCGCGCCGACCTGCAAAAAACGGCCGAGAAAGGGCGTTTGCAGGGATCGGTAGAAGAAATTCTGGCCCGCATCACTCCAACCCAGACCCTGGAGGACTGCGCCAGAGCCGACCTGGTGATCGAGGCGGTGCCGGAAAAGCTCGAGCTCAAGCAGGAGCTACTGGGCAAGCTGGGTGAGCTCAACCCGGATAACCTGCTGGCCACCAATACCTCGACCTTTTCGGTATCGGCCATCGCCGCTAAGGTCAAGCACCCCGAGCGGGTGCTGGGGCTGCACTTTTTCAACCCCGCCCAGCGCATGAAGCTGGTGGAGGTAGTAGGGGGATTAGAGACCGCCCCGGCACACCTCGAGCGCATGCACACGCTGATGCGAGCCTGGGGTAAGGAACCCGTACAGGTAGTGGACGCGCCCGGTTTCTTGGTGAACCGGGTAGCCCGCCCGTTTTACGGCGAAGCCCTGCGGCTGCACGGCGAGGGCATTCCCAAGGAACACATTGACTGGATTCTGCGGGGCCTGGGCTTCCCCATGGGGCCTTTTGAGCTGATGGATCTGATTGGGCTGGACGTCAACTACGCCGCCTCGACCTCGGTCTACCAGAGTTTTTACGGCGAGCCTCGCTACCGGCCTCATCCCCTCCAGTTCCAACGGGTAGCCGCTGGCATGCTGGGGCGCAAAACCGGCCAGGGCTGGTATCGCTATCCCCCTGGGCCACCCCCGCTCCCCTCCCCCCCGGCTGCCCAGAGCAAAGCCATTCCCCTTCCCATCATCATCGGGCCCAACCCGCTCGCCAAAGAATTGCGGGCCCGCTTCCAACACACCGAAAACGTGGCCGAGGCCCGCTTCGTGCTGGACTGCCGGGTGTTGCTGGAGCGCAAACACGAGTTTTTCGAGAACCTGCCGGTGGTCTCGCTGGTCTGGGGGCACTCCGCCAGCTCCATACAGGCCGAGTTCCGGGGCCGGGCCGTGGCAGGGTTTAGCCTGGTGCCCCCCATCGGCGAAAAGGCCATCGTTGAGCTGTATGCACCTTTGAGCGGTGGGAATGAAGCCCTCGAGCTGGCCCAAACCTACTTCAGCGCCCACGGGTACAACACCCTGCGCCTGCCCGACCAGCCCGGCGGGGTGGGGTTCCGCATCCTGGCTTTGCTCATCAACGAGGCGGTCTCGGCCCTGGCCGAGGGCGTGGCCAACCCGGACGACCTGAACCGGGCCATGCGTCTGGGCACCGGCTACCCGTTGGGGCCGCTCGAGTGGGCCGAGCGCATCTGGCTCAAACCCATCCTGCGGGCGCTGGACGGCCTGCACGCCGAGCTGGGCGAGGATCGCTACCGCCCACACCCCCTGCTGCGCCGCATGGTGGCAGCAGGGCTTGAAACCTTTGGGGATCTATCCGGGGCTTCTACCCCGGGAGATTTGCAAACCAGCACCATAAAGGAGGCAAAATGA
- a CDS encoding endonuclease domain-containing protein has product MTDSEFGELARQLRRNMTQEERILWNRLKRSQLGVAFRRQEPMRPFIVDFVCYEKKLIVELDGSQHADNPQDRARDAYFAQRGFRTLRFWNREVRENLEGVLERILDAIGETERVALPPSGGG; this is encoded by the coding sequence ATGACTGATTCGGAGTTTGGCGAGCTGGCCCGTCAGTTGCGGCGCAACATGACGCAGGAAGAGCGCATCCTGTGGAACCGCCTCAAGCGCTCTCAGCTTGGGGTTGCGTTTCGCCGCCAGGAACCCATGCGGCCTTTCATTGTGGATTTTGTTTGCTATGAAAAAAAGCTGATTGTGGAGTTGGACGGAAGCCAGCATGCGGATAATCCGCAAGATAGAGCCAGAGATGCGTATTTTGCACAGCGTGGTTTCCGAACTTTGCGATTTTGGAACCGCGAAGTGCGGGAAAACCTCGAGGGGGTACTGGAGCGTATTCTTGATGCAATAGGCGAGACTGAGCGTGTGGCCCTCCCCCCAAGCGGGGGAGGGTAG
- the hpaD gene encoding 3,4-dihydroxyphenylacetate 2,3-dioxygenase — protein sequence MNQIPNIIRIGHGVFYVTDLERSRHFYVDLLGLNVLHESPSALYLRGTEDREWTLKLELAPEAGIKHLGYRVAGELDLQLLVELAQALGLPYRWESEQDRPHMLRLQDPFGVPVAFYAESQKYPWLLQRYDLHKGPGIQRIDHINVMSPQVEAMTRWYMDKLAFRMSEYTEGDDGKIWAAWIHRKGNVHDLALTNGTGPRLHHFAYWMPDAMSIIRACDILAGAMQTEAIERGPGRHGISNAFFLYLRDPDGHRIELYTSDYSTVDPDFEPIRWSLNDPRRQTLWGAKTPKSWFLEGSLLEAFEGGWVQTQESELQGLPQHVI from the coding sequence ATGAACCAGATACCCAACATTATCCGCATCGGCCACGGGGTGTTCTACGTGACCGACCTCGAGCGCTCGCGCCACTTTTATGTGGATTTGCTGGGCCTGAACGTGCTGCACGAAAGCCCCAGCGCCCTCTACCTGCGCGGCACCGAAGACCGCGAATGGACGCTCAAACTCGAGCTGGCCCCCGAGGCCGGCATCAAGCACCTGGGCTACCGGGTGGCGGGTGAGCTCGACCTGCAACTGCTGGTCGAACTGGCCCAAGCCCTGGGTCTGCCCTATCGCTGGGAGTCTGAGCAGGATCGGCCCCACATGCTCCGCCTCCAGGATCCCTTCGGCGTGCCGGTGGCCTTCTATGCCGAAAGCCAGAAGTACCCCTGGCTTTTGCAGCGCTACGACCTGCACAAAGGGCCGGGCATCCAGCGCATTGACCACATCAACGTGATGAGCCCACAGGTCGAGGCCATGACCCGCTGGTATATGGACAAGCTGGCCTTCCGCATGTCCGAGTACACCGAGGGCGACGATGGCAAAATCTGGGCCGCCTGGATCCACCGTAAGGGCAACGTTCACGACCTGGCCCTCACCAACGGCACCGGCCCCCGCCTGCACCACTTCGCCTACTGGATGCCCGATGCCATGAGCATTATCAGGGCCTGCGACATCCTGGCCGGGGCCATGCAAACCGAGGCCATCGAGCGGGGGCCGGGGCGGCACGGCATATCCAACGCCTTTTTCCTGTACCTGCGCGACCCCGACGGCCACCGCATCGAGCTGTACACCTCCGACTACAGCACCGTAGACCCCGACTTTGAGCCCATCCGCTGGAGCCTCAACGACCCCCGCCGCCAGACCCTCTGGGGCGCCAAAACCCCCAAGAGCTGGTTCCTGGAAGGCTCGCTGCTGGAGGCGTTTGAGGGCGGCTGGGTGCAAACCCAGGAGTCCGAGTTGCAAGGGCTGCCCCAGCATGTGATCTGA
- a CDS encoding PIN domain-containing protein, protein MEILSRIAGRKTYLDVNVFIYALEGFPQLRQALEALFKAIDSAALQTVTSELSLAEALIKPIENKNLQHQAVYQSAIRSRTGLEVVPVSRSILLEAARLRGTAGLKLPDAIHVATALQTDCEVFLTNDERIQHSSLEVLLLRDFAL, encoded by the coding sequence TTGGAGATCTTGAGCCGCATTGCTGGCCGAAAAACCTATCTGGATGTCAATGTGTTTATCTATGCCCTCGAAGGTTTCCCCCAACTGAGGCAGGCTCTCGAGGCATTGTTCAAAGCCATAGATAGCGCTGCGCTTCAAACCGTCACCAGCGAGCTTTCGCTGGCAGAAGCGCTGATAAAGCCGATCGAGAACAAGAACCTTCAACACCAAGCCGTTTATCAGAGCGCGATTCGTAGTCGAACGGGGCTTGAGGTCGTACCGGTTTCGCGGAGTATTTTGCTCGAGGCCGCCCGGCTGCGTGGAACGGCTGGGCTCAAATTGCCCGATGCCATCCACGTTGCAACGGCTTTGCAAACGGATTGTGAAGTTTTTTTGACCAACGATGAACGCATTCAGCACTCCAGCCTCGAGGTGCTGTTGCTGCGTGACTTTGCGCTTTGA
- a CDS encoding branched-chain amino acid ABC transporter permease: MDWTILSFLTADALQNGTIYALLALSLVLVFAVTRVILVPLGEFLVYAPLTYVWFLPAEVSGLDLKNQIPGTAWLSAAMLLWWAILDRSNLRRAGLLLIAALGVIGIAWWGAQGVPLWLGWIFAVLVVLPIGPASYRLFFEPAKNASVLTYLIIAVGLHFAFMGLGLVFFGPEQFRLPAILSGQTNIGLVPVNNQAFLVYGFALLAMLGLYLFFTRSIFGKALRACAVNRYGARLLGISPSQAGYVSFGIATLIACVSGMLLAPLISPAYFQGFLLGLKGFVAGILGGLISYPLAVVGALLVGAMESWASFQASAYKDAIVFALLLPILFWRSLRSHEVGEEE; this comes from the coding sequence ATGGATTGGACCATCCTCTCTTTTCTCACTGCCGACGCTCTGCAGAACGGCACCATCTATGCCTTGCTGGCGCTTTCGCTGGTGCTGGTCTTTGCGGTCACGCGGGTCATTCTGGTGCCCCTGGGCGAGTTTCTGGTGTACGCCCCACTGACCTATGTGTGGTTCCTACCCGCAGAGGTGAGCGGCCTTGATTTGAAAAACCAGATCCCCGGCACGGCCTGGCTCTCTGCGGCCATGCTCCTGTGGTGGGCGATTTTAGACCGATCAAATCTGAGACGTGCAGGTTTGCTGCTCATAGCGGCCCTGGGGGTTATAGGGATCGCCTGGTGGGGCGCCCAGGGGGTGCCGCTCTGGCTCGGCTGGATTTTCGCCGTTCTGGTTGTGCTCCCCATCGGCCCTGCCTCCTACCGGCTCTTTTTTGAACCGGCCAAAAATGCCAGTGTGCTGACCTATTTGATTATTGCGGTGGGGCTGCACTTTGCGTTTATGGGGCTGGGCCTGGTGTTCTTTGGCCCGGAGCAGTTCCGGCTGCCCGCCATTCTCTCGGGCCAGACCAACATAGGGCTCGTGCCGGTCAACAATCAGGCTTTCCTGGTGTATGGTTTTGCGCTCCTGGCCATGCTGGGCCTCTATCTCTTCTTTACCCGTAGCATCTTCGGCAAAGCCCTTCGGGCCTGTGCCGTCAACCGCTACGGGGCCCGTCTCCTGGGCATCAGCCCCAGCCAGGCCGGGTATGTTTCCTTTGGCATTGCAACCCTGATCGCCTGCGTCAGTGGGATGCTGCTGGCCCCTCTCATCTCGCCGGCCTACTTCCAGGGGTTTTTGCTCGGGCTCAAGGGCTTCGTAGCCGGCATCCTGGGCGGCCTGATCAGCTACCCGCTAGCCGTGGTGGGCGCTTTGCTGGTAGGGGCCATGGAGTCGTGGGCCTCGTTCCAGGCCAGTGCGTATAAGGATGCCATCGTGTTTGCCTTGTTGTTGCCCATTCTCTTCTGGCGCAGCTTACGCAGCCACGAAGTCGGGGAGGAGGAATGA
- the hpaB gene encoding 4-hydroxyphenylacetate 3-monooxygenase, oxygenase component, protein MARTGKEYLEALRKNPPNLWYKGQKVKDPTTHPVFKGITHSLAQLYDMQHDPRYRDILTYEQNGQRTDDPLSGRAAPVHRYAMSLLPAKTHEDLARRSAAYKLWADTNLGMMGRCPDYLNAVLMAFEQSAEFFGPYADNVRRYVQYVREHDLSTTHCLTNPQVNRAKSNLEQPDPYIPLGVVSESDAGIVVRGARMLSTLPTADELLVFPSTLLKEGPGADKYAVAFAIPTNTPGLHFISRESMAVGDSTYDYPLASRLEEMDCLTVFDDVFVPWERVFIYKDLARCNTAYAETGALMHMAHQVVVLKNAKTEAFLGLVALMGETIGADTFPHVQEKIAELIVYLEAMKGFWARAERDARPNKYGLLCPDRGALDGARNLYPRLYPRLNEIVQQIGASGMITLPSEADLDSPVGPYIEKFLQSATLPAKERVQLFRLAWDMTISGFGARQTLYERFFFGDPVRMYQTLFSVYDKEPYKQRIKDFLGWKEQPQPEVVASD, encoded by the coding sequence ATGGCACGCACCGGTAAAGAGTACCTGGAAGCCCTCAGGAAGAACCCACCCAACCTCTGGTACAAGGGCCAGAAGGTCAAAGACCCCACCACCCACCCGGTCTTCAAGGGCATCACCCACTCGCTGGCGCAGCTTTACGACATGCAGCACGACCCGCGCTACCGCGACATCCTCACCTACGAGCAGAACGGTCAGCGCACGGACGATCCCCTATCGGGACGGGCAGCACCCGTACACCGATACGCCATGAGCCTGCTGCCGGCCAAAACCCACGAAGACCTGGCCCGGCGCAGCGCGGCCTACAAGCTCTGGGCCGATACCAACCTGGGCATGATGGGCCGCTGCCCGGACTATCTGAATGCGGTGTTGATGGCCTTCGAGCAGAGCGCAGAGTTTTTTGGCCCCTACGCCGACAACGTGCGCCGCTATGTGCAGTACGTGCGCGAGCACGACCTCTCCACCACCCACTGCCTCACCAACCCCCAGGTCAACCGGGCCAAGAGCAACCTCGAGCAGCCCGACCCCTACATTCCCCTGGGCGTAGTGAGCGAGAGCGATGCGGGCATCGTGGTGCGGGGGGCCCGGATGCTCTCCACCCTGCCCACCGCCGACGAGCTGCTGGTCTTCCCCTCCACCCTGCTCAAGGAAGGGCCGGGGGCCGATAAGTACGCGGTGGCCTTTGCCATCCCCACCAACACCCCGGGGCTCCACTTCATCAGCCGCGAGAGCATGGCCGTAGGGGACTCCACCTACGACTACCCCCTGGCCAGCCGCCTGGAAGAGATGGACTGCCTGACGGTATTTGACGATGTGTTTGTGCCGTGGGAGCGAGTGTTCATCTACAAGGACCTGGCACGCTGCAACACCGCCTATGCCGAGACCGGGGCCCTGATGCACATGGCCCATCAGGTGGTGGTGCTCAAAAACGCCAAGACTGAAGCCTTTTTGGGCCTGGTCGCCCTAATGGGCGAGACCATTGGGGCCGACACCTTCCCGCATGTACAGGAAAAGATTGCCGAGCTGATTGTCTACCTCGAGGCCATGAAGGGTTTCTGGGCCCGCGCCGAGCGCGATGCCAGGCCCAACAAATACGGCCTGCTCTGCCCCGACCGGGGGGCCTTAGATGGCGCCCGCAACCTCTACCCCAGGCTTTACCCTCGCCTCAACGAAATCGTGCAGCAGATAGGCGCCTCCGGGATGATCACCCTGCCCTCCGAGGCCGACCTCGACTCGCCTGTGGGGCCCTATATCGAGAAGTTCTTGCAGTCGGCCACCCTGCCTGCCAAAGAGCGTGTCCAGCTCTTCCGCCTGGCCTGGGACATGACTATTAGCGGGTTCGGCGCACGCCAGACCCTTTACGAGCGCTTCTTCTTTGGCGATCCGGTGCGGATGTACCAGACCCTGTTCTCGGTGTACGACAAAGAGCCCTATAAACAGCGCATCAAGGATTTTTTGGGCTGGAAAGAGCAGCCCCAGCCAGAGGTGGTGGCCAGCGACTAG
- a CDS encoding ABC transporter substrate-binding protein, which produces MKRALIGLLALGLGLGLAQQAPLKIGVVVSATGPAASLGIPERNTLVLLEEQVNRRGGVAGRPVQFVIIDDASDTTQAVRATRRLIQEDQVLAIIGTTTTPASLGMIDPVAEAGVPKISMAANLEIVFPVDEKRRWVFKTPQTEQQMSQPIVRDMAASGVKTAAYIGFNDAYGEGWARAFEAAAREAGIQVVASERFARTDTSVAGQVLRILARNPDAVLIGGSGTAPVLPQRTLRERGYRGLIYQTHGVANPDFLRVGGDVLIGTRLPAGPVLVFDQLPPDFPNRQVATSYVQQYEARFGIGSYSTFGGHAFDAWAILRPALERTLRREQPSNLAAFRRALRDELEATRNVVGTHGIFNMSPTDHLGLRFNEAAVMVEIVRDSSGKLDWKLLRTFR; this is translated from the coding sequence ATGAAGCGAGCTTTGATAGGACTTCTGGCACTTGGCCTGGGCCTGGGTCTGGCCCAGCAGGCCCCGCTCAAGATTGGCGTGGTGGTCTCGGCCACCGGCCCCGCAGCCAGCCTGGGCATCCCCGAGCGCAACACCCTGGTGCTGCTCGAAGAGCAGGTCAACCGGCGCGGCGGGGTGGCCGGGCGCCCGGTACAGTTCGTCATCATTGACGATGCCTCCGACACCACCCAGGCCGTGCGGGCCACCCGGCGCCTGATTCAAGAGGATCAGGTGCTGGCCATCATTGGCACCACCACCACCCCGGCCAGCCTGGGCATGATTGACCCCGTGGCCGAGGCGGGCGTACCGAAAATTTCAATGGCGGCCAACCTCGAGATCGTCTTCCCGGTGGACGAGAAGCGCCGCTGGGTCTTCAAAACCCCCCAGACCGAGCAGCAGATGAGCCAGCCGATTGTGCGCGATATGGCCGCCTCGGGGGTCAAGACCGCTGCCTACATTGGCTTCAACGATGCCTACGGCGAGGGCTGGGCGCGGGCCTTCGAGGCCGCAGCCCGCGAGGCAGGTATCCAGGTGGTGGCCTCGGAGCGCTTCGCCCGCACCGATACCTCGGTGGCCGGCCAGGTGCTGCGCATTCTGGCCCGCAACCCCGACGCTGTGCTGATTGGCGGCTCCGGTACAGCGCCGGTGCTGCCCCAGCGCACCCTGCGCGAGCGGGGCTACCGCGGCCTGATTTACCAGACCCACGGCGTGGCCAACCCCGACTTTCTGCGGGTGGGCGGCGATGTGCTGATCGGCACCCGGCTGCCCGCCGGCCCGGTGCTGGTATTTGACCAGCTACCCCCCGACTTCCCCAACCGCCAGGTGGCCACCAGCTACGTACAACAGTACGAAGCCCGCTTTGGCATCGGCAGCTACTCCACCTTCGGCGGCCATGCTTTTGATGCCTGGGCCATTTTGCGCCCGGCCCTCGAGCGCACCCTGCGGCGTGAACAGCCCTCCAACCTGGCTGCTTTCCGGCGGGCCCTGCGCGACGAGCTCGAGGCCACCCGCAACGTAGTCGGTACCCACGGCATCTTCAATATGTCCCCCACCGACCACCTGGGGCTGCGCTTCAACGAGGCCGCCGTAATGGTTGAAATAGTGCGGGACTCGAGCGGTAAGCTGGACTGGAAGCTGCTGCGGACGTTCAGGTAG
- the hpaC gene encoding 4-hydroxyphenylacetate 3-monooxygenase reductase subunit — MKTAEASLSDQLRQVMSHWPSGVTVVAAQYGGETRGMTASSFTSVSLEPPLILVCINETAQLWPLLEKAGRFTVNLLAEGHEHTSAHFAGRPIEGYEPLSGEESPALEGALATLHCQTWAVYPGGTHKIVVGKVEKVTMGENTRPLLYWNRGYRQLR; from the coding sequence ATGAAAACCGCCGAAGCCTCCCTATCAGACCAGCTCCGCCAGGTGATGAGCCACTGGCCCAGCGGGGTCACGGTAGTTGCAGCCCAGTACGGGGGCGAAACCCGGGGCATGACCGCCAGCAGCTTCACCAGCGTAAGCCTGGAGCCTCCCCTGATCCTGGTCTGCATCAACGAAACGGCCCAGCTCTGGCCCCTCCTGGAAAAGGCTGGGCGTTTTACCGTGAACCTCCTGGCCGAGGGCCACGAGCACACCTCGGCCCATTTTGCCGGTCGCCCCATCGAAGGGTACGAGCCCCTTTCGGGCGAGGAGAGCCCCGCGCTCGAGGGCGCACTGGCCACGCTCCACTGCCAGACCTGGGCGGTCTACCCGGGGGGCACCCACAAAATTGTGGTGGGAAAGGTCGAAAAAGTGACCATGGGGGAAAACACCAGGCCGCTTTTGTACTGGAACCGGGGTTATCGGCAGCTACGCTAG
- the hpaE gene encoding 5-carboxymethyl-2-hydroxymuconate semialdehyde dehydrogenase: protein MKFAEKTQAISPAFIAQVRQKIASHTVEHFIDGAFQPGVRGELFESLDPSNNQVLARAYKGHAEDVDKAARAAKKAFGQWKLNARARKKYLLKIAEVLEKHGDELAVMECLDAGQALRIVRAQVARAAENFSFYAEYAERAMDAHSYPVDGEWLNYSVRVPVGVCGIITPWNAPMMLSTWRIAPALAFGNTVVLKPAEWSPLTAWKLAEIVQEADLPPGVFNVVQGFGEEAGDAVVRHPDIPLIAFTGETTTGTIITRNGAEHLKRLSLELGGKSPAIIFEDADLERALDATIFQIYSFNGERCTANSRALVHESLFEEFVRRVAERAARIKVGHPLEPETEVGPLIHPEHLQRVLSYVEIGKQESQHIFGGERVGTEGNYVRPGLFVAENHHRIAQEEIFGPILTVIPFKDEADALQKANDSKYGLASYVWTRDVARAHRVALHLEAGMTWINSHNVRHLPTPFGGVKMSGTHREGGAHSLEFYTELKHIAVPLTEHPIPKFGR from the coding sequence GTGAAATTTGCCGAGAAAACCCAGGCCATCAGCCCCGCGTTCATCGCCCAGGTACGGCAGAAGATAGCCAGCCACACCGTAGAGCACTTCATTGACGGTGCATTCCAGCCGGGGGTACGGGGCGAGCTGTTCGAGAGCCTCGACCCCTCCAACAACCAGGTGCTGGCGCGGGCCTACAAGGGCCACGCCGAGGATGTGGACAAGGCCGCCAGGGCCGCCAAAAAAGCCTTTGGCCAGTGGAAACTGAACGCCAGGGCCCGCAAGAAGTACCTGCTCAAAATTGCCGAGGTTCTGGAGAAGCACGGCGACGAGCTGGCCGTGATGGAGTGCCTGGACGCAGGGCAGGCCCTGCGGATTGTGCGGGCCCAGGTGGCGCGGGCCGCCGAGAACTTTAGCTTCTACGCCGAGTATGCCGAGCGGGCCATGGATGCTCACAGCTACCCGGTGGACGGAGAGTGGCTCAACTACTCGGTACGGGTGCCGGTGGGCGTCTGCGGCATCATCACCCCCTGGAATGCCCCCATGATGCTCTCCACCTGGCGCATTGCCCCCGCGCTGGCTTTTGGCAATACGGTGGTTCTGAAGCCTGCCGAGTGGTCGCCGCTCACGGCCTGGAAGCTGGCCGAGATTGTGCAGGAGGCCGACCTGCCGCCGGGGGTGTTCAACGTGGTGCAGGGCTTCGGGGAGGAAGCGGGCGACGCGGTGGTGCGCCACCCGGACATCCCCCTGATCGCCTTCACCGGCGAGACCACCACCGGCACCATCATCACGCGCAACGGGGCCGAGCACCTCAAGCGGCTCTCCCTCGAGCTTGGCGGCAAGTCCCCCGCCATCATCTTCGAGGATGCCGACCTCGAGCGGGCCCTGGACGCCACCATCTTCCAGATTTACAGCTTCAACGGCGAGCGCTGCACCGCCAACAGCCGCGCCCTGGTACACGAGAGCCTGTTCGAGGAGTTTGTGCGGCGGGTGGCCGAGCGGGCCGCGCGGATCAAGGTGGGGCATCCCCTCGAGCCCGAGACCGAGGTAGGGCCCCTGATCCATCCCGAGCACCTGCAGCGCGTGCTCAGCTATGTGGAGATTGGCAAGCAGGAGTCACAGCACATCTTCGGTGGTGAGCGGGTCGGCACCGAGGGTAACTACGTGCGGCCCGGGCTTTTTGTGGCCGAGAACCACCACCGCATTGCCCAGGAGGAGATTTTTGGCCCCATCCTGACGGTTATCCCCTTCAAGGACGAGGCCGATGCCCTGCAAAAAGCCAACGACTCCAAATACGGCCTGGCTTCGTATGTCTGGACCCGCGACGTAGCGCGGGCCCACCGTGTGGCCCTGCACCTCGAGGCCGGCATGACCTGGATTAACTCGCACAACGTGCGGCACCTGCCCACCCCCTTCGGCGGCGTCAAGATGAGCGGCACCCACCGCGAGGGCGGGGCGCACAGCCTCGAGTTCTACACCGAGCTCAAGCACATTGCAGTACCGCTTACCGAGCACCCGATTCCGAAGTTTGGGCGCTGA